The following proteins are encoded in a genomic region of Paenibacillus sp. FSL R7-0273:
- a CDS encoding glycoside hydrolase family 65 protein, translated as MKQYLKIDEWSIIEESFDPHTQEISESIFSIGNGYMGGRANFEEQYSGHSLQGSYMAGVYYPDKTRVGWWKNGYPEYFAKVLNSTNWIGINIDIDGTALDLAASTVTQFRRVLNMKEGTLFRSFTAELEDGKQVQVESIRIVSMARHEIGAIRYAVTPLNFAGTLTVTPYLDGDIKNKDSNYDEKFWNEVEKKSGTEGGYLTLKTKKLDFHVTSAFAFDIMVNGEKVTAGAEALEQEKYVGSKVALSVQSGDQVVIYKYAANVTSRNYGLGQLVEAAHSALSGAREAGFVTLLNEQAAVWGDKWKESDIIIEGDVSAQQAIRFNIFQLNQTYTGEDDRLNIGPKGFTGEKYGGSTYWDTEAYCVPFYLSTADSSISRNLLIYRYKHLEKAKENARKLGFKKGALYPMVTMNGEECHNEWEITFEEIHRNGAIAHAIYNYVNYTGDKAYLGQYGLEVLVEISRFWEERVHYVPRKDQYVMLGVTGPNEYENNVNNNWYTNRIAAWTMEYTLEALKYLQENEAARYAELVDKLELQDSEPSKWTEMISKMYYPSDEELGIFLQQDGFLDKEIIPVKEVAPENLPLNQKWSWDRILRSCYIKQADVLQGLYFLGDRYDLDTKKRNFDFYEPITVHESSLSPCIHAILACELGYKEKAYEMYLRTSRLDLDNYNNDTEDGCHTTSMAGTWMSVVHGFGGLRVLADRLILNPSNPGHWTSYSFKIMFRGSRLKVNVTDAQITVTNETDVPAALTIHGKEYTVNGLGSVTAEGSSVTA; from the coding sequence ATGAAACAATATCTCAAAATTGATGAATGGTCCATCATTGAAGAATCCTTTGATCCGCATACCCAGGAAATTTCCGAAAGTATTTTCAGCATCGGTAACGGCTACATGGGCGGCAGAGCCAACTTTGAAGAGCAGTACAGCGGCCACAGCCTGCAGGGCAGCTACATGGCAGGCGTGTACTATCCGGATAAAACCCGGGTCGGCTGGTGGAAAAACGGCTATCCGGAGTATTTTGCCAAGGTACTGAACAGCACCAACTGGATCGGAATCAACATTGATATCGACGGGACAGCGCTTGATCTGGCAGCCAGCACCGTGACCCAGTTCCGCCGTGTACTTAATATGAAGGAAGGCACACTGTTCCGCAGCTTTACTGCTGAGCTGGAGGACGGCAAGCAGGTACAGGTGGAGAGCATCCGCATCGTCAGCATGGCCCGTCATGAGATCGGCGCAATCCGTTATGCGGTTACTCCGCTGAATTTCGCCGGAACGCTTACGGTTACTCCTTACCTCGACGGAGACATTAAGAACAAGGACTCCAACTATGACGAAAAATTCTGGAATGAAGTAGAGAAGAAAAGCGGTACGGAAGGCGGCTATCTGACGCTCAAAACGAAAAAGCTCGATTTCCATGTGACTTCGGCCTTCGCTTTTGACATTATGGTTAACGGTGAAAAGGTTACAGCGGGCGCTGAAGCGCTGGAGCAGGAGAAATATGTCGGAAGTAAAGTAGCGCTTTCTGTGCAGTCCGGCGACCAGGTGGTTATTTATAAGTATGCCGCCAATGTAACCTCCCGCAATTACGGCCTGGGTCAGCTTGTTGAAGCCGCCCACAGCGCCTTGTCGGGTGCGCGTGAAGCCGGTTTTGTTACCCTGCTCAATGAGCAGGCTGCTGTCTGGGGCGACAAATGGAAGGAAAGCGACATTATTATTGAAGGAGACGTGTCGGCGCAGCAGGCGATCCGCTTCAACATTTTCCAGCTGAATCAGACCTATACCGGTGAGGATGACCGTCTGAACATCGGGCCTAAGGGCTTTACGGGTGAAAAATACGGCGGCAGCACCTACTGGGATACCGAAGCTTATTGCGTGCCGTTCTATCTGAGTACTGCGGATTCCAGTATCTCGCGCAACCTGCTGATCTACCGCTACAAGCATCTGGAGAAGGCTAAAGAAAACGCGCGCAAGCTCGGCTTCAAAAAAGGTGCCCTCTACCCGATGGTGACCATGAACGGTGAGGAATGCCACAACGAGTGGGAAATTACCTTTGAAGAGATTCACCGCAACGGGGCGATTGCCCATGCCATCTACAACTATGTGAACTACACCGGCGACAAGGCTTACCTCGGCCAGTACGGGCTTGAAGTACTGGTGGAAATCTCCCGCTTCTGGGAGGAACGCGTGCATTATGTGCCGCGCAAGGACCAGTACGTAATGCTGGGCGTTACCGGCCCGAACGAATACGAGAACAACGTCAACAACAACTGGTACACGAACCGGATCGCAGCCTGGACGATGGAGTATACGCTCGAAGCGCTGAAGTACCTGCAGGAGAACGAAGCTGCGCGTTACGCAGAGCTGGTTGATAAGCTGGAGCTGCAGGACAGCGAGCCCTCCAAGTGGACTGAAATGATCAGCAAAATGTACTATCCGTCGGACGAGGAGCTCGGCATCTTCCTGCAGCAGGACGGCTTCCTTGATAAGGAAATCATTCCGGTGAAGGAAGTGGCTCCGGAGAATCTGCCGCTCAACCAGAAATGGTCCTGGGACCGCATCCTTCGCTCCTGCTACATCAAGCAGGCCGATGTCCTTCAGGGGCTCTACTTCCTGGGTGACCGTTATGATCTGGATACGAAAAAACGTAATTTCGACTTCTACGAGCCGATTACCGTCCACGAGTCCTCCCTGTCCCCTTGCATTCATGCCATTCTGGCCTGCGAGCTTGGCTACAAGGAAAAAGCCTATGAAATGTACCTGCGTACTTCCCGGCTGGATCTCGACAACTATAACAACGATACGGAAGACGGCTGCCACACCACCAGTATGGCGGGTACGTGGATGTCGGTAGTACACGGCTTCGGCGGATTGCGCGTTCTGGCAGACCGGCTGATCCTGAACCCGTCCAACCCGGGCCACTGGACCTCGTATTCGTTCAAAATCATGTTCCGCGGCTCACGGCTCAAGGTTAACGTTACCGATGCACAGATTACGGTAACCAATGAAACCGATGTACCGGCGGCACTTACGATTCATGGCAAAGAGTATACTGTGAACGGGCTCGGCAGCGTTACGGCTGAAGGTTCCTCGGTAACGGCATAA
- the pgmB gene encoding beta-phosphoglucomutase: MSEIKACLFDLDGVLVDTAKYHFIAWRELADGLGFIFTEQDNERLKGVSRAASLDILLEIGGLTFSEEDKARYAEQKNNRYVEYISKMDSSEILPGALSFLQECREAGIKVALGSASKNAMAILNNTGLTPYFDAIIDGTHTSAAKPDPEVFLLGAQAVGIAPEHCVVFEDAEAGILAATRAGMRSIGIGSPETLSGANAVVPSLAQVSVSKLGEWFAAV, translated from the coding sequence ATGTCAGAAATCAAAGCCTGCCTGTTCGATCTGGACGGCGTACTCGTAGACACCGCCAAATATCATTTTATCGCCTGGAGAGAATTGGCCGACGGGCTTGGCTTTATATTCACCGAGCAGGACAATGAGCGGCTCAAGGGTGTCAGCCGGGCAGCCTCGCTGGATATTCTGCTGGAGATCGGCGGACTAACGTTCAGTGAAGAAGACAAAGCGCGTTATGCCGAGCAGAAAAACAACCGTTATGTCGAATACATCTCCAAAATGGACAGCTCCGAAATTCTGCCCGGCGCCCTCTCCTTCCTGCAGGAATGCCGCGAGGCCGGAATCAAGGTTGCCCTGGGATCTGCCAGCAAAAATGCGATGGCTATCCTGAACAACACCGGCCTGACTCCCTACTTCGATGCAATCATCGACGGGACACACACCAGCGCCGCCAAGCCGGACCCTGAAGTATTCCTGCTGGGCGCACAGGCGGTTGGCATTGCCCCTGAGCATTGTGTCGTGTTCGAGGATGCCGAAGCCGGAATCCTTGCCGCAACCCGTGCCGGGATGCGCAGCATCGGCATCGGCTCACCGGAAACCCTGTCCGGTGCGAATGCTGTAGTCCCTTCCCTCGCCCAGGTCAGCGTATCCAAGCTGGGAGAATGGTTTGCAGCGGTTTGA
- a CDS encoding LacI family DNA-binding transcriptional regulator, which translates to MTVTIKDVAKKAGVSPSTVSRVLSGHPRISLETSRKVKTIMEEMGYTPNMMAKSLVSKTTNSICIILPKPAEELFSNLFFMELIRGIVTQSSRSGYDVLISSGANEKEELEAVSRLLKGRRVDGVILLYSRKDDAVIDFLESGGYPFVLVGRSDRYEDILSVDNDNVMAAFDAVNHLISMGHERIGFVSGPPNLIVSRDRLEGYRKAMQSSGLEMRPEWIVEGEFLQDSGYRAMSFFMNLPNRPTALVAVDDMVSFGVLRGLNELKYKVPEDLAIVSFNNIPLSELSSPPISSIDIGIYHLGYTASQVLIQTIQKPDNDPGYTNRFVIPHRLIVRESSMYAPGKK; encoded by the coding sequence ATGACAGTTACCATCAAGGATGTGGCTAAGAAAGCGGGAGTTTCTCCCTCCACGGTATCCCGGGTGTTGTCAGGTCATCCCAGAATCAGCCTAGAAACTTCCCGTAAAGTGAAAACGATCATGGAGGAAATGGGCTATACTCCGAACATGATGGCAAAGAGCCTGGTTTCGAAAACGACCAACAGCATTTGCATCATCCTGCCAAAGCCGGCTGAGGAGCTTTTCTCCAATCTGTTCTTTATGGAATTGATCCGCGGGATAGTCACCCAGTCAAGCCGTTCAGGCTATGATGTGCTGATCAGCTCCGGCGCGAACGAGAAGGAAGAGCTTGAAGCTGTTTCCCGGCTGCTCAAGGGACGCCGTGTTGACGGCGTTATTCTGCTGTATTCACGTAAAGATGATGCGGTTATTGATTTTCTCGAATCCGGCGGTTATCCGTTTGTCCTGGTTGGACGAAGCGACCGCTATGAGGATATATTATCCGTGGATAACGACAATGTCATGGCAGCCTTTGACGCCGTGAATCATCTGATTTCCATGGGTCATGAGCGTATCGGCTTTGTCAGCGGACCGCCTAACCTGATCGTTTCCCGCGACCGTCTTGAAGGATACCGCAAGGCTATGCAGAGCAGCGGCCTGGAGATGCGGCCCGAATGGATTGTGGAAGGCGAGTTTCTGCAGGACAGCGGCTACCGGGCGATGTCATTCTTCATGAATCTCCCGAACCGCCCGACCGCGCTGGTCGCAGTCGATGATATGGTATCCTTCGGTGTGCTGCGCGGACTGAATGAGCTGAAATACAAGGTTCCCGAGGATCTGGCGATTGTCAGCTTTAACAATATTCCGCTCTCGGAATTGTCCAGCCCGCCAATCAGCAGTATAGACATCGGTATTTATCATCTGGGATATACGGCTTCACAGGTGCTGATTCAGACCATTCAGAAGCCGGATAATGATCCTGGATATACGAACCGTTTTGTCATTCCCCACCGTCTGATCGTGAGAGAGTCATCCATGTATGCTCCAGGGAAGAAATGA